AGTAGCCGAATGTTCTCGAAGCTCCGACGTAGACTCGCTCCAGCAGATTGACTTCAACTGGTGGAATGCGATCGCCCCAAGGTGGGGCGATGTACCAGCACAAATAAAGTGAATTGATTTGGTCAATCATGATGCTCGTCTCCCTAACAAGTAGTTAATGGCTTCTGGGTCAATTTCGGCAATGCGCTTTTTAAGATGCTGTGGTGGGTTATCAAAAAACCTTTTAAGATGCCATTTACGAATCTGATAATATCTAACAGAATGTCTACCATTAGATAGCCAACCGCGCCTTACCCAACCAGAAACTGTAGTACGGTGAACACAAAGAATACGCGCAATTTCAGCAGCACTGTAGTTATCAAGAAATGGGCGTGTGGAGTAACCCAAACTCCAGAGTTTAGTAGAAATAGCATCAGGAGTGCGGAAATAGCCATGTCTTTTGAGAATTGAGGCAATTTGTTTAGGGGTATAAAGTTCAGCCTTTGCCTCAAGAATTGTGAGTTCTGCTTCAGTCCATTTTGTAGTCTTGATAATCATATATAACTCTCCGAAATTCATGCAGAGATAGAAGTCTTCGGAAACTGTTCTTGCACAGGTAACGTGCCTTGGTAGTACTGCTGCTTGATGTATTCGTAGCAAAGCGCGGGTGTAATGTCTCGGTAAATCTCTTGGGCGTTAATCATCACTCGCCAGTATAAATCTTCGTAGTTGTCGTAGTCGAAGCTGATACTGGCTACCAGATAACTATCAGTATGATAATCACCAATATGTACTTCTTGGTCGTAATACGAGATTTCTAAAAATGTAAGTTCTTGTACTTGTGGGATTGGTAGTGTGTTGAGTGTGCCTTGTTTGTGATGCCAAGTTATGAAGCGATGGCATCTTGCCCAAGTATTAGCGCGAAATTTCTCTACACCCTCCACCATGACTACCCAGCGTTGTGTTAAGTGGTCGTCGTCATGGGCGATGCTGGCTATCAGTTGGCTACCAGCGTAATATTCGTGATGATCAAAAGATATTTCTACAAGGGTGAGTGCTACGGGTGCAACGGCTTGGGCTGTGGCTTGTTCGTCAGGGGTAGCTGGAGCAATCTTCTGAGCCTGGGTGGATTGATAATCAGTGATCGCGCTAATCCAAGAATCTTTGCAGCGTTTGTCGCTTACCTCCACTGTGCAGCCGATTTTGCTGTAGATTTGCTTGAGACGGGCGATGGATTTCAGTTGCAATAGTGACAACACGCCACCTGCTAGTTCTGCGGAGGATATCTTTGAGGCAGAAAACCCAGCTACAGCAACAATTACGGTTACCGCTGTTGAAATTCCAGAGTTAACCGAGCAAGAGATTCGCGATCGCCTGCATTGGAGCGAAAGGTGGAACGAGCATTTTTTGAGGCAGGAAAAGCGCTGGCAGAGTTACGCGATGGGCTTACGCCCCGCCGTAGGCGATCGCAGACTCTATCGTTCCACCCACCGCACATTTGAGGAATATTGCCGTGATAGGTTTGGTCACAGCCGCCGCCAGTCTTATCTTTTAATGGATGCGGCTGTTGTTTTCGATAATTTGATAGAAAAATGTGATCAATTTGATCACATTTTGCCGGCAGCAGAGGGACAAGTTCGACCAATGACAAAGCTTGAACCCCAGCAACAGCAGGAAGTGTGGCTAAAAGCGGTAGAGCAGGCAGGGGGTAAAGTGCCACCAGCTAGAATTGTTAAAAACGTAGTGCAGCAAATAATGGAACGCACCCAAGTCCCTAACAGCTACCAGCTAGGTGAAGTCTGTCAAATTCTTGCAAAGGATAATCCCGAACTCAGGGGCAAGAGCGGCTGCTGGGCGATTGTTAGCCAAGTAAACGACTTTAGTTGTACTGTGAGAACCTGGGATGGTGAATTGACGGTTGGGGTGCAGCATTTGAAGTCTTATGATTACTTGCCGAACGAGTGTGAGCAGATGCAGGTGATTTGCGATGGCGGAACGCCCAGCTTCGCTGATCGCATCAATCGGGTGTATTCTAGTGGGTTGGAAGAATCGGTGCAGAAGTTTTTGGAATCGTTGGGTAAGCTGAAGCGGGCTTATTTAACTGGACTGTAGGAAAAATTGTTGAGTGTTTTAAAGTCTGAAATCAGAGTTTAGTCATCTATTTTTTTATCAAATTTATTCTCGATTACCAAACAATAAGTAATTATTTTCGGAATGAGAATTACTGTATAGTTTGAGGTATTCCAGATCAAACTCTCAAGAGTTGCTCTATGATTGCTCTACCTGGTATTGCTATCCAAAGCAAAATATACGAAAGTTCTAATTCTTTGGTTTATCGGGGCATTAGAGACGATGGAGTAGCGATTGTAGTAAAAATACTAAAGCTTGATTATCCCTCACCTCAAGAACTGACCCGCTACAGACAGGAATATAAAATTACCCGTTTCCTTAACCTGGAAGGAGTGGTCAAGGCATACAGCCAGCAGGACTATCAAAGGACTCTGGCGATTCTCTTAGAAGATTTTGGGGGAGAGTCCTTAGAGCAATGGATGCACAAGCGCCCAGACATTTTCTGCCCAATGCCTTTATCGGCTTTTCTTGGTCTTGCGATCGCTAGTTGCGACATTTTGGGCAGAATTCATGCAGCTAATGTCATTCATAAAGATATCAACCCTGGAAACATAGTCTTTAATCTGGATACTGGGGTTGTCAAAATTATTGATTTTGGGATTGCCACCCAATTTAACCGCACGAATCCGACTTTCAAGAACCATTATGTTTTAGAAGGGACACTCGCCTACCTTTCTCCAGAGCAAACAGGACGAATGAACCGTTTGCTCGATTACCGCAGCGATTTTTACTCGCTTGGGGTGACGTTCTACGAACTGCTAACCGGACATCTGCCGTTTAAAACAACGGACATTCTTGAGCTAGTTCATTGTCATATTGCCAAACAGCCACCTTCACCTCATGAAATAAATACAAAGATTCCCAAACTCGTTTCAGATATCATTCTTAAACTGATGGCGAAAAATGCAGAAGATCGCTATCAGAGCGCTTGGGGAATCAAAGCGGATTTAGAACTGTGTGCTTACCAGCTAGCAGACATCGGTCAAATTAATAGCATTAAATTGGGTCAGCAAGATGTTTGGGATCAGTTTCAAATTCCCCAAAAACTATATGGAAGAGACAAAGAAGTTGCAATGTTAATGGCGGCTTTTGACCGCGTTGCTTCTTCACAAAGTTATGCAGGAAAAACTTTAGAACAGGAACAAAATAGCAACTCAACATTCTTTGTTGAAATGATGCTGGTATCCGGCTATGCCGGAATTGGAAAATCAGCATTAGTGCAGGAGATTTATAAACCAATCACCCAAAAGCGCGGCTATTTTATCTCTGGGAAATTTGACCAATTTGGGCGCAATATTCCCTATAGCGCGATCGCAGATGCTTTGCAAAAATTGATGCAGCAACTGCTTGGTGAACCAGACGACCAGTTACAACAGTGGCGATCGCGCCTACTGACAGCTTTGGGAAGCAACGGACAAATCATCATTGATGTGATCCCTGAAGTTGAACTGATTATTGGCAAGCAGCCGCCTGTACCAGGCGTTGGAGCTACTGAAGCTCAAAATCGCTTTAATCGTGTCTTTGGGCATTTTGTGCGGGTGTTTTGCTCAGAGTCACACCCGTTTGTGATCTTTTTAGACGATTTGCAGTGGATAGACTCAGCGACACTTAACTTAATCGAGTTGATGCTGCTTGATGAGCAAACCCAATCGCTATTTTTGATTGGAGCCTATCGAGATAATGAGGTAAATTCAACCCATCCGTTGATGTTAACGCTAGAGAAACTCCAAAAACAAGGGGCAGTGCTTCAGGAGATAATCCTCTCACCATTAACGCTTGAGCCACTGATTCAGTTGATTTCCGAGACACTACATCAGAATGCAGACACAGTTCTTTCCTTGGCCGAGTTAGTACTGCATAAAACTGAGGGCAATCCTTTCTTTGTCGGTGAGTTTTTGAGAATGCTGCATAGCGAAAACCTGCTGACCTTTGATGCACAACACTTATGCTGGGAATGGAACATTGCTGATATTCAAGCCCAGGATATTACCGATAATGTGGTAGAGTTGCTACTGATCCAGTTAAAGAAATTACCAGAAAATACACAGCAAATTCTCCAGTTAGCAGCTTGTATCGGTGCTGAATTTAATTTAGATACGTTAGCGATTCTATCCTAGAAGAACGCAATCGCATGGCGCGAGAAATTCACGATACACTAGCCCAGTCATTCACGGGTGTTATCATTCACGCCAGAACTGCTGCGAACAAGATAACAGTAAACCCTCAAAAAGCTCAGGCTCACCTAGCTCAAGTCCAGAACTTAGCCCAAACTGGACTCTCGGAAGCACGCCGCTCTGTAGAGGCGCTACGCCGTCCCTACTTGTTAGAAAATAGTGATTTACTCAGCGCTTTCAAACATCTGACAAGTCAGCTAGAATCATCCACTGGTATAAAAATTATGTGTGAAGCCATCGGCATCCCCTATCCGCTACCCTCTGAG
This region of Nostoc sp. UHCC 0302 genomic DNA includes:
- a CDS encoding AAA family ATPase, coding for MIALPGIAIQSKIYESSNSLVYRGIRDDGVAIVVKILKLDYPSPQELTRYRQEYKITRFLNLEGVVKAYSQQDYQRTLAILLEDFGGESLEQWMHKRPDIFCPMPLSAFLGLAIASCDILGRIHAANVIHKDINPGNIVFNLDTGVVKIIDFGIATQFNRTNPTFKNHYVLEGTLAYLSPEQTGRMNRLLDYRSDFYSLGVTFYELLTGHLPFKTTDILELVHCHIAKQPPSPHEINTKIPKLVSDIILKLMAKNAEDRYQSAWGIKADLELCAYQLADIGQINSIKLGQQDVWDQFQIPQKLYGRDKEVAMLMAAFDRVASSQSYAGKTLEQEQNSNSTFFVEMMLVSGYAGIGKSALVQEIYKPITQKRGYFISGKFDQFGRNIPYSAIADALQKLMQQLLGEPDDQLQQWRSRLLTALGSNGQIIIDVIPEVELIIGKQPPVPGVGATEAQNRFNRVFGHFVRVFCSESHPFVIFLDDLQWIDSATLNLIELMLLDEQTQSLFLIGAYRDNEVNSTHPLMLTLEKLQKQGAVLQEIILSPLTLEPLIQLISETLHQNADTVLSLAELVLHKTEGNPFFVGEFLRMLHSENLLTFDAQHLCWEWNIADIQAQDITDNVVELLLIQLKKLPENTQQILQLAACIGAEFNLDTLAILS
- a CDS encoding sensor histidine kinase; protein product: MAREIHDTLAQSFTGVIIHARTAANKITVNPQKAQAHLAQVQNLAQTGLSEARRSVEALRRPYLLENSDLLSAFKHLTSQLESSTGIKIMCEAIGIPYPLPSEVENNLLRIGQEALTNALKYAQATEIRVELIYQSTQCILRIKDDGQGFAIDRSFSHNGFGLLGMAERAELIGAQIQIQSAPGQGTEIAVSVNQQEKPS